A part of Aquibium oceanicum genomic DNA contains:
- the nthA gene encoding nitrile hydratase subunit alpha — protein MSKNDDHHHHDNELDPMAARVKALETILTEKGLIDPAAIDAILETYETRVGPRNGAHVVARAWSDPGFAEWLRTDATAAIASLGYTGRQGEHMQAVFNSPERHNLVVCTLCSCYPWSVLGLPPVWYKAPAYRSRAVIDPRGVLAEFGVELAADREIRVWDSTAELRYLVVPERPAGTEGWDRERLAGLVTRDSMIGTGLAKTPEAA, from the coding sequence ATGAGCAAAAACGACGACCATCATCATCACGACAACGAACTGGACCCGATGGCCGCGCGGGTAAAGGCGCTGGAGACGATCCTGACCGAGAAGGGCCTGATCGATCCCGCCGCGATCGACGCCATCTTGGAGACCTACGAGACCAGGGTCGGACCGCGCAACGGCGCCCACGTCGTTGCCAGGGCCTGGAGCGATCCGGGCTTCGCCGAATGGCTGCGCACTGACGCGACGGCGGCCATCGCCTCGCTCGGTTACACCGGCCGCCAGGGCGAGCATATGCAGGCGGTCTTCAATTCGCCCGAGCGGCACAACCTCGTCGTCTGCACGCTCTGCTCCTGCTATCCGTGGTCCGTGCTCGGCCTGCCGCCCGTCTGGTACAAGGCGCCGGCCTATCGCAGCCGCGCGGTGATCGACCCGCGCGGCGTGCTGGCGGAGTTCGGGGTGGAACTGGCCGCCGATCGCGAAATCCGCGTGTGGGATTCGACGGCGGAACTGCGCTACCTCGTGGTGCCCGAACGCCCCGCCGGCACCGAAGGGTGGGACCGGGAACGGCTCGCCGGACTGGTGACGCGCGATTCCATGATCGGCACCGGGCTCGCCAAAACGCCGGAGGCGGCATGA
- a CDS encoding SDR family oxidoreductase, with product MRILILGGSGFIGIAVAKALSDRGHAVAALARDVEAASRRLPRIDWIAADLVDLATPDAWIAMLKGFDAVVNCAGVLQDTARDDVAKVQERAMRALYEAAAPAGLRMIVQVSARTGGSGGGTPFLATKRRADDALKASGIPFVILRPAVVIGRNAYGGSALLRALAAFPRVTPLVHAETPMQFLSMDDLVSAVADSLDGTMASGSDLYLAAGETLTLAQAVSLHRRWLGLPEAPVLHVPAVIAGSTSLIADLLGRLGWRSPLRSTAMLVARGGVTGDTETADDRLATLAETLAINPAGVQDLWFARLYLAKPLVFGTVAAFWIASGVIALAGWSASAGQLSAAGFPPAAAAVVTLTTSLADILLGVGAVVRRFASAALKGMIGLSVIYLLAATALTPELWLEPLGPLVKVFPSIVLALVALAILEER from the coding sequence ATGCGGATCCTGATTCTCGGCGGCAGCGGTTTCATCGGCATTGCGGTCGCCAAGGCGCTGTCGGACCGGGGGCATGCAGTTGCCGCCCTCGCCCGCGACGTCGAGGCAGCGTCCCGGCGGCTGCCGCGCATCGACTGGATCGCCGCCGACCTCGTCGACCTGGCGACGCCCGACGCCTGGATCGCAATGCTGAAGGGGTTCGACGCGGTGGTGAATTGCGCCGGCGTGCTGCAGGACACCGCCCGCGACGACGTAGCGAAGGTCCAGGAACGGGCGATGCGGGCGCTCTACGAAGCTGCCGCACCGGCGGGGCTCCGCATGATTGTCCAGGTTTCCGCCCGCACGGGAGGCAGCGGCGGCGGAACGCCCTTCCTCGCCACGAAGCGCCGGGCAGACGACGCCTTGAAGGCATCGGGCATACCGTTCGTCATCCTGCGCCCCGCGGTCGTGATCGGGCGCAACGCCTATGGCGGATCGGCGCTCCTGCGCGCGCTGGCCGCGTTTCCGCGCGTCACGCCGCTCGTCCACGCCGAGACCCCGATGCAATTTCTGTCGATGGACGACCTCGTCTCAGCCGTGGCAGATTCGCTCGACGGGACTATGGCATCGGGAAGCGACCTCTACCTTGCCGCCGGCGAGACCCTGACGCTGGCGCAAGCCGTCTCCCTCCATCGACGCTGGCTCGGACTGCCGGAAGCCCCGGTGCTCCATGTTCCCGCCGTCATCGCCGGATCGACCTCGCTCATCGCCGATCTGCTGGGCCGGCTCGGCTGGCGTTCGCCGCTGCGATCGACGGCCATGCTGGTCGCCCGGGGCGGCGTGACGGGCGACACCGAGACTGCCGACGACAGGCTGGCAACGCTGGCGGAGACGCTCGCCATCAACCCGGCGGGCGTCCAGGACCTCTGGTTCGCCCGCCTCTATCTCGCCAAGCCCCTCGTCTTCGGTACGGTCGCCGCCTTCTGGATCGCCTCGGGCGTCATCGCGCTCGCCGGCTGGTCGGCTTCGGCGGGTCAGCTTTCCGCAGCTGGATTCCCGCCGGCGGCGGCCGCCGTCGTGACGCTGACGACGAGCCTGGCGGACATTCTTCTGGGTGTGGGCGCCGTGGTCCGGCGCTTTGCATCGGCGGCCTTGAAGGGCATGATCGGGCTTTCCGTCATCTACCTTCTGGCGGCCACCGCGCTGACGCCGGAACTGTGGCTCGAACCGCTCGGCCCGCTGGTCAAGGTGTTTCCTTCCATCGTGCTGGCGCTCGTGGCGCTCGCCATCCTCGAGGAGCGGTGA
- the nthB gene encoding nitrile hydratase subunit beta: MNGPQDLGGQMGFGPVAPEVDEPIFHGYWEKRALGVTLAAGAMGAWNIDETRNARESLHPAEYYSSSYYAIWIKALEVLLRRHGFVSDEELQEGRALVAGATPKRILKGAEVAAVLARGGPCDREVSSEPRYRAGQRVRARNMHPQGHTRLPRYVRGHVGTVEAVRGGFVLPDTNAHGLGENPEWVYTVVFDGRDLWGDDGDPTLTVSVDAWENYLEPA; this comes from the coding sequence ATGAACGGGCCGCAGGATCTCGGCGGCCAGATGGGTTTCGGCCCCGTCGCGCCCGAAGTCGACGAGCCGATCTTTCACGGGTACTGGGAAAAGCGCGCGCTCGGTGTGACGCTCGCAGCCGGCGCGATGGGCGCCTGGAACATCGACGAGACCCGGAACGCGCGCGAGAGCCTGCATCCGGCCGAGTACTACTCCTCGAGCTACTACGCCATCTGGATCAAGGCGCTGGAAGTCTTGCTGCGCCGCCACGGCTTCGTCTCGGACGAGGAATTGCAGGAGGGCAGGGCGCTCGTCGCGGGTGCCACTCCCAAACGGATCCTGAAGGGGGCGGAGGTCGCGGCCGTGCTGGCGCGCGGCGGACCCTGCGACCGGGAGGTGTCGTCAGAGCCGAGGTACCGCGCCGGCCAGCGCGTCCGGGCGCGCAACATGCACCCGCAGGGCCATACGCGGCTGCCGCGCTACGTGCGCGGCCATGTCGGCACCGTCGAGGCGGTGCGCGGCGGCTTCGTCCTGCCCGACACCAACGCCCACGGCCTCGGCGAAAACCCCGAATGGGTCTACACCGTCGTCTTCGACGGGCGGGATCTGTGGGGCGACGACGGCGACCCGACGCTGACAGTCAGCGTCGACGCCTGGGAGAACTATCTTGAGCCGGCCTGA
- a CDS encoding ATP-dependent DNA helicase: protein MEFSPQQDAALKAVARWLKAGRPQIFRLFGYAGTGKTTLARHFAEHVDGQVQFAAFTGKAAQVLRSKGATNARTIHSLIYRPKGEEAISDEATGRTSISPTFSLNRQSPISRASLVVVDECSMVDEQLGRDLMTFGTPILVLGDPAQLPPISGGGFFTEHEPDVLLTEIHRQARDNPIIRLALDVREGREFMKGDYGTAQVIGREDVNQELVLAADQVLVGTNRTRRRYNMRLRELKGFTSSLPQAGDKLVCLRNDPAKGLLNGSLWKVMTASRETVKPGINLLVSPEEDDPDRGVSKIKLLKAAFEDPDAEIPWQQKKRFDDFDYGYALTVHKAQGSQWNDVVLFDESFAFRDMRERWLYTAITRAAERLTIVR from the coding sequence ATGGAATTCTCTCCGCAGCAGGATGCCGCGCTGAAGGCGGTGGCGCGCTGGCTGAAGGCAGGCCGGCCGCAGATCTTCCGCCTGTTCGGTTATGCCGGCACCGGCAAGACGACGCTGGCGCGCCATTTCGCCGAGCATGTCGACGGGCAGGTCCAGTTCGCGGCCTTCACCGGCAAGGCCGCGCAAGTCTTGCGCTCCAAGGGCGCGACCAACGCGCGCACGATCCATTCGCTGATCTACCGCCCCAAGGGCGAGGAGGCGATCTCGGACGAGGCGACCGGCCGGACCTCCATATCGCCGACCTTTTCGCTCAATCGCCAGAGCCCGATCTCGCGCGCCAGCCTGGTCGTCGTCGACGAATGTTCGATGGTGGACGAGCAACTCGGCCGCGACCTGATGACCTTCGGCACACCGATCCTGGTGCTCGGCGACCCGGCGCAGCTGCCGCCGATCTCGGGCGGCGGCTTCTTCACCGAACACGAACCCGATGTCCTGCTCACCGAGATCCACCGGCAGGCGCGCGACAACCCCATCATCCGGCTGGCGCTCGACGTTCGCGAGGGCCGCGAGTTCATGAAGGGTGACTACGGCACCGCGCAGGTGATTGGGCGCGAGGACGTGAACCAGGAACTGGTGCTGGCGGCGGACCAGGTGCTGGTCGGTACCAACCGCACGCGGCGGCGCTACAACATGCGGCTGCGCGAGCTGAAGGGGTTCACCTCGTCGCTGCCGCAGGCGGGCGACAAGCTGGTGTGCCTGCGCAACGACCCCGCCAAGGGGCTGCTCAACGGCTCGCTGTGGAAGGTGATGACGGCCTCCCGCGAAACGGTGAAGCCGGGCATCAACCTGCTGGTCTCGCCGGAGGAGGACGATCCGGACCGCGGCGTGTCGAAGATCAAGTTGCTCAAGGCCGCCTTCGAGGATCCGGACGCCGAGATCCCCTGGCAGCAGAAGAAGCGCTTCGACGATTTCGATTACGGCTACGCCCTGACCGTCCACAAGGCGCAGGGTTCGCAGTGGAACGACGTCGTGCTGTTCGACGAGAGCTTCGCCTTCCGCGACATGCGCGAACGCTGGCTCTACACCGCGATCACCCGCGCGGCGGAACGGCTGACGATCGTGCGATAG
- a CDS encoding RluA family pseudouridine synthase: MTGIQQISVEPGEAGMRLDRWFKTHFPGLGFGHLQKLLRSGQIRVDGGRAKSDTRVEPGQVIRIPPIGVDRKGDVPLTGKSIRGQDDGEVLAKMLLHEDDKVFVFNKPSGLAVQGGSGVSRHVDDMLEAWRNKKGEKPRLVHRLDRDTSGVLVVARTRLAAMKLAEAFRGRDAKKTYWALVKGVPKKREDKISTWLVKEQTPDGDRVRVAKHGEPGADHAVSFYRVLEQAGQTLSWLEMEPHTGRTHQLRVHAAHIGCPIIGDPKYFEADTNWDFPGGVQNRLHLHARRIVIPHPDRGVIDVTAPLPPHMRQSWNLIGLDDASAGETS, encoded by the coding sequence ATGACGGGCATCCAGCAGATCAGCGTCGAACCGGGCGAAGCGGGCATGCGGCTCGACCGCTGGTTCAAGACGCATTTTCCGGGCCTCGGGTTCGGCCATCTGCAGAAGCTGCTGCGGTCGGGCCAGATCCGGGTCGATGGCGGCCGTGCCAAGTCCGATACGCGCGTGGAGCCAGGGCAGGTCATCCGCATTCCTCCCATCGGCGTCGATCGCAAGGGTGACGTTCCGCTGACCGGCAAATCGATCCGCGGCCAGGACGACGGCGAGGTGCTCGCCAAGATGCTGCTGCACGAGGACGACAAGGTGTTCGTCTTCAACAAGCCCTCCGGCCTGGCGGTTCAGGGCGGGTCGGGCGTGTCGCGGCATGTCGACGACATGCTGGAAGCCTGGCGCAACAAGAAGGGCGAGAAGCCGCGCCTCGTCCACCGCCTCGACCGCGACACCTCGGGCGTGCTCGTCGTCGCGCGCACCCGCCTCGCCGCCATGAAGCTGGCGGAAGCCTTCCGTGGACGCGACGCGAAGAAGACCTATTGGGCGCTGGTGAAGGGCGTGCCGAAGAAGCGCGAGGACAAGATCTCGACCTGGCTGGTCAAGGAGCAGACGCCGGATGGCGATCGCGTGCGCGTCGCCAAACATGGCGAGCCGGGCGCCGACCATGCGGTCTCCTTCTACCGCGTCCTCGAGCAGGCGGGCCAGACGCTGTCCTGGCTGGAGATGGAGCCTCATACCGGCCGCACCCACCAACTGCGCGTCCACGCAGCCCACATCGGCTGCCCGATCATCGGCGACCCGAAATACTTCGAGGCGGATACCAACTGGGATTTTCCGGGCGGTGTCCAGAACCGGCTGCACCTGCACGCGCGCCGCATCGTCATCCCGCATCCCGACCGGGGCGTGATCGACGTGACCGCGCCGCTGCCGCCGCACATGCGCCAGAGCTGGAACCTGATCGGCCTCGACGATGCGAGCGCGGGAGAGACGAGCTAG
- a CDS encoding DMT family transporter, which yields MSAVAHGLDRRDAIDTAAALLMIGLTFSWGLNGVAVKLANDGFSPVLISIARSSIAALCVFAWCRWRGIALFERDGTLGAGLLAGALFGIEFVLIFWGLDFTTVARSALMINTMPFWVLLGAHFMLGERMSLLKLVGTALAFGGVALVFSDRLSLPDPEALKGDAMCLAAGIAWAATIIVIKRSKLSSASAEKTLLYQLAVSAVITVPLLAVSGPAIRDPDAVSTSALLFQAVFIVAFTYLLWFWLMRRYPAGGLSSFAFLTPAFGVLMGGLLLDEPLSLRIFIALGLIAVGLVIVNRPARRIPPA from the coding sequence GTGAGCGCGGTGGCGCATGGGCTCGACCGCCGCGACGCGATCGACACGGCCGCGGCCCTCCTGATGATCGGCCTCACCTTCTCGTGGGGTCTCAACGGCGTTGCCGTGAAGCTCGCCAACGACGGGTTCAGCCCGGTGCTGATCTCGATTGCCCGCTCGTCGATCGCGGCGCTCTGCGTCTTCGCCTGGTGTCGCTGGCGCGGCATCGCGCTGTTCGAAAGGGACGGAACGCTTGGGGCGGGTCTCCTCGCCGGCGCGCTTTTCGGAATCGAGTTCGTTCTGATCTTCTGGGGCCTTGATTTCACGACCGTCGCCCGCAGCGCGCTGATGATCAACACGATGCCTTTCTGGGTGCTCCTGGGGGCGCATTTCATGCTCGGCGAGCGGATGTCGCTGCTCAAGCTCGTCGGCACCGCGCTCGCCTTCGGCGGCGTCGCGCTCGTCTTTTCCGACCGGCTCAGCCTTCCCGATCCCGAGGCCTTGAAGGGCGATGCGATGTGCCTCGCCGCCGGTATTGCATGGGCGGCGACCATCATCGTCATCAAGCGTTCGAAGCTTTCCAGCGCCAGCGCGGAAAAGACGCTGCTCTACCAGCTCGCGGTCTCGGCGGTCATCACCGTGCCGCTTCTGGCCGTGTCCGGCCCGGCGATCCGCGATCCGGACGCGGTCTCGACCTCGGCGCTGCTGTTCCAGGCGGTCTTCATCGTCGCTTTCACCTACCTGCTCTGGTTCTGGCTGATGCGGCGCTATCCGGCCGGCGGCCTGTCGAGCTTTGCCTTCCTGACGCCGGCGTTCGGCGTGCTGATGGGGGGACTGCTGCTCGACGAGCCGCTCAGCCTGCGCATCTTCATTGCCCTTGGCCTGATCGCGGTGGGGCTCGTCATCGTCAACCGGCCGGCCCGCCGGATACCGCCGGCTTGA
- a CDS encoding ParB N-terminal domain-containing protein, translated as MLRIQKVAIETIYIPTQRRKTLHPDTVRVLAEDILENGMKVPIQVRKDGVRHVLVEGLHRLEAAKWLGETEIDAYLVQARRH; from the coding sequence ATGCTGCGGATACAGAAGGTTGCCATCGAGACGATCTACATTCCCACCCAGCGCCGCAAGACGTTGCATCCGGACACGGTGCGGGTTTTGGCGGAGGACATCCTGGAGAATGGCATGAAGGTGCCAATCCAGGTCCGCAAGGACGGCGTTCGCCACGTGCTGGTGGAAGGCCTTCACCGGCTGGAAGCCGCGAAGTGGCTGGGCGAGACGGAGATCGACGCCTATCTCGTCCAGGCACGGCGGCACTGA
- a CDS encoding polysaccharide deacetylase family protein gives MSSVLLAAALAGCASAPTKVAGDAPPTLAFAPERQRPVGEELAPQVAMLRPDQLPIPVGGLAGRTIRVERISDIRLGPREIVLTFDDGPMPGKTEKILRALDDYGVKATFLMVGQMANAYPAIARKVAERGHTVGTHTQNHSNLASLGSDRAMAQILAGQNSVAAALKPAGLRPAPFFRFPYLAETAALRANLAARNVVVIDADIDSKDYFKTGSEPLRARALSRITERGSGIVLFHDIHARTVSMLPGLLADLKARGYKVVHLVPARGGGGLLIAGAPAEPPA, from the coding sequence GTGAGTTCCGTTCTCCTTGCCGCGGCTCTTGCCGGCTGCGCCAGCGCGCCGACCAAGGTCGCGGGCGATGCCCCGCCGACACTCGCCTTTGCGCCCGAACGCCAGCGCCCGGTTGGCGAAGAACTCGCGCCGCAGGTCGCCATGCTCCGCCCGGACCAGCTGCCGATCCCGGTCGGCGGACTTGCCGGACGCACCATCAGGGTCGAGCGCATCTCTGACATCCGCCTCGGCCCCAGGGAGATCGTGCTGACGTTCGACGACGGCCCGATGCCCGGCAAGACCGAAAAGATCCTGCGCGCGCTCGACGACTACGGCGTCAAGGCCACCTTCCTGATGGTCGGCCAGATGGCGAACGCCTATCCCGCCATCGCCCGCAAGGTCGCCGAGCGAGGCCACACCGTCGGCACCCACACGCAGAACCATTCCAACCTCGCCAGTCTCGGCAGCGACCGGGCGATGGCGCAGATCCTGGCCGGCCAGAACAGCGTCGCGGCGGCGCTGAAGCCTGCCGGGCTGCGACCGGCGCCATTCTTCCGCTTCCCATATCTGGCCGAGACCGCCGCCCTGCGCGCGAACCTCGCCGCGCGCAATGTGGTGGTGATCGACGCCGACATCGATTCCAAGGACTACTTCAAGACCGGTTCCGAGCCGCTGCGGGCAAGGGCGCTGTCGCGCATCACCGAGCGCGGCTCCGGCATCGTGCTGTTCCACGACATCCACGCCCGCACCGTCTCAATGCTGCCCGGCCTTCTGGCGGACCTCAAGGCGCGCGGCTACAAGGTCGTGCATCTGGTTCCCGCACGCGGTGGCGGCGGTCTGCTGATCGCCGGCGCGCCCGCCGAACCGCCGGCCTGA
- a CDS encoding ATP12 family chaperone protein, translating to MRDILNDLEASFLSDPDPMKRAQKQMRQPRPKRFYKEARVGQSEGGFAVHLDGKPILTPGRTMVLLSTEPAARLVAEEFERQAEEIDPPTMPVTRLVNTTIDGVAREPDAVLEDILRYASSDLLCYRAEGPERLVALQAEAWDPVLDWARNSLGARLYLAEGVIHVEQPREAIAALGVHLRMAAEPFRLACLHVMTTLTGSALLALAVDAGEIDVEQAWKAAHVDEDWTIEHWGEDAEAAAARRDRQRDMVAAYALLTALRQA from the coding sequence ATGCGTGACATTCTGAACGACCTCGAAGCCAGTTTCCTGTCCGATCCGGACCCGATGAAGCGCGCGCAGAAGCAGATGCGCCAGCCGCGGCCCAAGCGCTTCTACAAGGAGGCGCGGGTCGGGCAGTCGGAGGGCGGCTTTGCAGTGCATCTGGACGGCAAGCCGATACTGACGCCGGGCAGGACTATGGTCCTCCTATCCACCGAGCCCGCCGCGCGGCTGGTGGCGGAGGAGTTCGAAAGACAGGCGGAAGAGATCGATCCGCCGACCATGCCGGTGACCCGGCTGGTCAACACCACCATCGACGGCGTCGCCAGGGAGCCGGATGCGGTGCTGGAGGACATCCTGCGCTACGCGTCGTCCGATCTCCTGTGCTACCGCGCCGAAGGGCCGGAACGCCTGGTGGCGCTGCAGGCCGAGGCCTGGGACCCGGTGCTCGACTGGGCGCGCAACAGCCTCGGCGCGCGGCTCTACCTTGCCGAGGGCGTCATCCACGTCGAGCAGCCGCGCGAGGCGATCGCGGCATTGGGCGTGCATCTGAGGATGGCCGCCGAACCCTTCCGGCTCGCCTGCCTGCATGTGATGACGACGCTCACCGGATCGGCGCTTCTGGCCCTTGCCGTCGACGCGGGCGAGATCGACGTCGAGCAGGCCTGGAAGGCTGCTCACGTCGATGAGGACTGGACCATCGAGCACTGGGGCGAGGATGCGGAGGCCGCCGCCGCCCGTCGCGACAGGCAGCGCGATATGGTCGCCGCCTATGCGTTGCTCACGGCGCTGCGCCAGGCCTAG
- a CDS encoding flavodoxin domain-containing protein, whose translation MHVLVIYGTVEGHTRKIARNVSSTVQSLGHQTTVFDAGDLGDVDLDIADAVIVCAPVHIGAYPTAIAHWLKAKAARLSTLPGAFVSVSLAAASPFPEEHAEIQKITEALFERTGWRPRMVHQAGGALRYPQCDFLKRLLMKHIAYKEGGPTDVTKDHEFTNWNALAAFVEGFIGDCAQTAGAAAKEKSPA comes from the coding sequence ATGCACGTCCTCGTCATCTACGGAACGGTTGAAGGCCATACGCGCAAGATCGCGCGCAACGTCTCGTCCACGGTCCAGAGCCTCGGCCACCAGACCACTGTCTTCGATGCCGGTGATCTCGGCGACGTCGATCTCGATATCGCCGACGCCGTCATCGTCTGCGCACCGGTCCACATCGGCGCCTATCCCACCGCCATCGCGCACTGGCTGAAGGCGAAAGCGGCACGACTGTCGACGCTGCCCGGCGCCTTCGTCTCGGTCTCGCTCGCGGCCGCGTCGCCGTTCCCGGAAGAACATGCCGAGATCCAGAAGATCACCGAGGCGCTGTTCGAGCGCACCGGCTGGCGGCCGCGCATGGTGCACCAGGCGGGCGGCGCACTGCGCTACCCGCAGTGCGATTTCTTGAAGCGGCTCCTGATGAAGCACATCGCCTACAAGGAAGGCGGCCCCACCGACGTGACTAAGGACCACGAGTTCACCAACTGGAACGCGCTCGCGGCCTTTGTGGAAGGCTTCATCGGCGATTGCGCCCAAACAGCGGGTGCCGCGGCGAAGGAGAAGAGCCCGGCCTGA
- a CDS encoding nitrile hydratase accessory protein — protein sequence MSRPDPAMPPGGDDPVFAEPWQAHAFAMVVALHERGLFTWAEWATALSAERARGDADPHGQDYYAHWLAALERLLADKDVAGAPEVIALAEAWQRAAHATPHGKPIELDNDPLRG from the coding sequence TTGAGCCGGCCTGATCCGGCGATGCCGCCGGGCGGCGACGATCCCGTCTTCGCAGAGCCTTGGCAGGCGCATGCATTCGCCATGGTCGTGGCACTGCACGAACGCGGCCTGTTCACCTGGGCGGAATGGGCTACCGCCCTTTCGGCCGAACGGGCGCGGGGGGACGCGGACCCACACGGGCAGGACTACTACGCGCACTGGCTCGCCGCGCTGGAGCGGCTTCTGGCGGACAAGGACGTAGCGGGCGCGCCGGAGGTCATAGCGCTGGCCGAGGCGTGGCAGCGCGCCGCGCACGCGACCCCGCATGGCAAGCCGATCGAGCTGGACAACGATCCATTGCGCGGTTGA
- a CDS encoding DUF2269 family protein, with amino-acid sequence MEEVLRFVHVIGATVLFGTGAGIAFFMVMAHRTRDAATIAHVAGTVVVADALFTATAVVLQPITGAWLALVVGWPLSEGWIVLSLALYAVTGLFWLPVVFIQLRLRDLARRAASAGEALPPAYFRLYRVWFAFGFPAFFSVAAIFWLMLNRPAVALW; translated from the coding sequence TTGGAAGAGGTTCTTCGCTTCGTCCACGTCATCGGCGCGACCGTGCTCTTCGGCACGGGAGCCGGCATCGCCTTCTTCATGGTCATGGCGCACCGCACGCGCGACGCGGCCACGATCGCCCATGTCGCGGGGACCGTGGTGGTCGCCGACGCGCTGTTCACGGCGACGGCGGTGGTCCTTCAGCCGATCACCGGCGCCTGGCTCGCTCTCGTCGTCGGATGGCCGCTCTCGGAGGGATGGATCGTCCTGTCCCTTGCCCTCTACGCCGTGACCGGGCTCTTCTGGCTGCCGGTGGTCTTCATCCAGCTTCGCCTGCGCGACCTCGCCCGTCGTGCAGCAAGTGCCGGAGAAGCGCTCCCGCCCGCCTACTTCCGGCTCTACCGCGTGTGGTTCGCCTTCGGCTTCCCGGCATTCTTCAGCGTCGCCGCGATATTCTGGCTGATGCTCAACCGGCCCGCTGTAGCGCTTTGGTAA
- the crcB gene encoding fluoride efflux transporter CrcB, whose product MKEIALVAAGGAIGASLRHLAGAAMLRIAGMSFPWGTLTVNIVGSFVMGVFIELLVRRFGTSNELRLFVATGVLGGFTTFSAFSLDVAVLWERGASGHAVAYVAASVIGAIAALFAGLWLIRAVA is encoded by the coding sequence ATGAAGGAAATCGCGCTCGTCGCGGCGGGCGGCGCCATCGGCGCTTCGCTGCGCCATCTCGCCGGGGCCGCGATGCTTCGCATTGCCGGCATGTCCTTTCCGTGGGGAACGCTGACGGTCAACATCGTCGGTTCCTTCGTCATGGGCGTCTTCATCGAACTTCTGGTGCGGCGCTTCGGGACGTCCAACGAGTTGCGGCTCTTTGTGGCGACCGGCGTGCTCGGCGGCTTCACAACTTTCTCGGCCTTCTCGCTCGACGTCGCGGTGCTGTGGGAACGCGGTGCGAGCGGCCATGCTGTAGCATACGTGGCCGCGAGCGTTATCGGCGCGATCGCGGCTCTCTTCGCCGGATTGTGGCTCATCCGCGCCGTGGCCTGA